Proteins encoded together in one candidate division WOR-3 bacterium window:
- a CDS encoding YggS family pyridoxal phosphate-dependent enzyme, translating into MRVLETETFRENLKIVRENIYESCRRVSRDPSEVAILAVTKNFGRLALDMAAEEGIRNIGENKVQEAWEKLSHKRDTFTKHLIGHLQKNKVEKALKLFDVIQTVDSLALAEKLEKKCAEINPEEKACKYSVFIQVNVSGETTKSGVKPEEVDDLTNYIFSCKNIELKGVMGMAGLYAGEVETRRQFSVLFEIKEKFGLCSLSMGMSSDYTVAVEEGSTMVRLGTALFGKRY; encoded by the coding sequence ATGAGAGTTTTAGAAACGGAAACGTTCAGGGAAAACCTGAAGATTGTGAGAGAAAATATTTACGAATCCTGCCGCAGAGTTTCGAGAGATCCAAGTGAAGTTGCCATTCTCGCGGTGACGAAGAATTTCGGAAGACTTGCGCTTGATATGGCTGCGGAAGAAGGAATCAGGAACATCGGAGAAAATAAAGTGCAGGAAGCATGGGAGAAGTTGAGTCACAAGCGGGATACTTTTACAAAACATCTCATAGGACATTTACAGAAGAACAAAGTTGAAAAAGCGCTGAAACTTTTTGACGTGATACAGACCGTAGATTCTTTAGCTTTGGCAGAGAAACTTGAAAAAAAATGTGCCGAAATTAATCCTGAAGAAAAAGCGTGTAAATACAGCGTTTTTATTCAGGTTAACGTTTCCGGAGAAACAACCAAGTCCGGAGTAAAACCTGAAGAAGTTGACGATTTGACAAATTATATTTTTAGCTGTAAGAATATAGAATTAAAGGGTGTGATGGGCATGGCGGGTTTATACGCCGGTGAAGTTGAGACAAGAAGGCAGTTTTCTGTTCTTTTTGAAATAAAAGAGAAATTCGGACTCTGTTCTCTTTCGATGGGAATGAGTTCGGATTACACTGTTGCTGTCGAGGAAGGCAGTACGATGGTAAGGCTGGGTACGGCCCTTTTTGGAAAGAGGTATTGA